The genomic region TGGTCGTATCTTCAATTATGATCGGAGTCATTACGTATATCAGTGTGCTGGAGCGGAAGAAAGAGATCGGAATCTTAAGGGCGATCGGCGCATCGAAGAGGAATGTATCTCAGGTGTTTAATGCGGAGACCTTCATTATTGGACTGTGTGCGGGACTGATCGGAATCGGACTGACGCTGTTGCTTCTGCTCCCTGGCAATATGATCATTCATGCGGTGGCAGATAATTCCAATGTAAATGCAGTGCTTCCGGTTATTCCGGCACTGGTGCTGATCGCACTGAGTGTGGTACTGACATTGCTTGGTGGACTGATCCCGTCAAAGAAAGCATCGAAGAGCGATCCGGTTACGGCTCTTCGGACGGAATAAATTATTATCAATGAGCTGCATAAAACGGTAAAACGTCTGTTGAAAAAATCATAGAGAAAGATTAAAATATGCTATGGAGAAATCTATAGCATATTTTTTATACCAAAAAGAAGGAGACCTTATGTATAATTTTAATTATTACACACCAACCAAAGTTGTATTTGGAAAAAATACAGAAGACAAATGTGGAGAACTGGTAAAAGAACAGGGATGTAAGAAAGTAATGATCCATTACGGAAGCGGAAGCGTCAAACGTACCGGATTATTGGATAAAGTAAAGGCTTCCCTGGATGAAGCAAAGATTGACTATATAGAACTTGGTGGTGCAGTACCGAACCCAAGACTTTCACTGGTATATGAAGGAATCGAGCTCGCGAAAAAAGAAGGAGTAGATTTCATCCTTGCTGTAGGCGGCGGAAGTGCGATCGATTCTGCAAAAGCAATCGGATATGGAGTTGCCAATGAAGGGGACGTATGGGATTTTTATGACAAAAAGCGCCAGGCAACAGGATGTCTTCCGATTGGTGTTGTACTGACTATTGCAGCGACAGGAAGTGAGATGAGTAATTCTTCTGTTATTACAAAAGAAGACGGCTGGATCAAGAGAGGATACCGCAATGACTATGGAAGACCGCGCTTTGCAATCATGAATCCGGAACTGACCATGACACTGCCGGATTATCAGACAGCATGCGGATGCACAGACATTCTGATGCATACGATGGAACGCTATTTTACAAATGGTGGAAATATGGAGATCACAGACAGTATTGCAGAGGGTCTGATGCGTACGGTAATTGAGAATGCAAGAATTCTGATCAATGATCCGAAGAACTATGATGCACGTGCGGAAGTAATGTGGGCAGGAAGTCTGTCTCATAACGGGCTGACAGGCTGTGGCGCGGTTGTCGGAGGAGATTTCGCTTCCCATGCACTGGAACATGAGATCGGAGGACTGTTTGACGTGGCACACGGTGCAGGCCTTGCGGCAATCTGGGGTTCCTGGGCAAGATATGTATACAAAGACTGCCTTTCTAGGTTCGAAAAATTTGCAATGAACGTCATGCGGGTAGACCCGGAAGGAACCGCAGACGATGTGGCATTACGTGGAATCGAAGCCATAGAAGACTTCTTCCGTGAACTCAAGATGCCAACTTCTATCCATGAACTTGGCATTAATCCTACAGATGAAGAACTGAAACTGATGGCACATAAATGCAGCATCGGATGCAAGGGAAGCAAAGGATCTGCGAAGGTACTTCATGAGGAAGATATGTACAAGATATATAAAGCGGCACTGTAAGAAGGCTTCCGCGATTTCATCTTCATAGCATGTGAAAACGTAACTGAATAAAAGTATAGCAGTGGTTGCTGTGCATATGCACAGTAACCACTGCTATACTTTTATTCAGGCCATTATGAAGCAGAAAATCAAACGAAATCAAACCTTCCGAACAACGACTTCCTCCGTCCTGTGAATTCCTTCTTTTAATGTTGCTTCAACATCCTTTACAACCTGCTCCTCACCAACCGGAATCACCAGCCCTACAGCGGTAACAAGTGGAACAAACGCAACCCATATTCCGTGAGCTCCGAGGTATTCTACCGCAAAATATCCAACCAGAACCCCCAGATGGAAGAGAATCAGCGTGTTCGTAAAAAGCAATGCCCGTTTCTTCTGAGCCAGATCATGTATCATATGATATCTGGTCCATGCAAGAAGTGTCTGCTTGTAATTATTCGTTGAAAAGATCGTGGAACTGTTATAACATTCCGGAGTGGTAAAAGCCTGCCACTGGTATGCATTCAGGATGAATACAGGGAACAGTGCGATCAGGGGATTGACCGATGTCGGAATGATCCCTGCGATCCATATGCAGACGGCCTCTACCGCCAGTGCGATATAAGATTTTACAGAGGTAAAATGTTCGCCGATTAAAAATGCGGCAATGATCGCAAGGCCATATAAAATAAAAATAGCCAGACGAAGGAAGGCATCCGTCAGGTTCATTTCCGTAAAGTTTAGGACCATTTCAATCAGATTCATGGTCTGTGCGGCACCAAAATTGCCGCCACGGACTAAGATGGCATAAGCACCGGTCAGTCCGCCGATAAATGCAAGATTGACATGCAGTAATGCACGTTTATGATTATATATCCAATTCATTTTTCTATCACCCGGTGCCTATTATAGGACGGAGAGATGGAAAAATCAAACAAAAGTGTGGAAAAAAGAGATTGGATGGAAAATAATACAAATATGGATTGACATTTTACAAAAAATTGAGTATCATAGACTTTAATGAATAAAAGCGTTAAAGCGCGAAAGCTGTTACGCAAAAAATTCATAAAAAAGAATTATGAATGAACACGAAAGGGGAATTTTCCAATGCCGATTACAGATATATTGGAGAAAAACTGCCGCCTGTACGGAGACGACGTTGCGCTGGTAGAGATTAATCCGGAGATGCCGGAGACAAAAAGAACTACATGGAAGGAGTTTGATCTGATTGAACCTTCACGCGCGGCTTATTATAGAAGAGAGATCACATGGAATGTATTTAACGAAAAGGCAAACAGATTTGCCAATCTTCTGATTGAAAGAGGAATCAAAAAAGGAGAAAAAGTGGGGATTCTCCTGATGAACTGTCTGGAATGGTTGCCAATTTATTTCGGAATTCTGAAGACCGGAGCATTGGCTGTACCACTGAACTTCCGTTATTCTGCGGATGAGATCAAATATTGCGTGGAACTTGCGGAGATTGATATTCTGGTGTTCGGACCGGAGTTCATCGGACGAGTAGAAGAGATTGCAGATGAGATCAGCAAAGGACGTCTGTTATATTTTGTAGGAGACGGATGTCCGGGATTTGCCGAGGATTATAATGCACATACGGCGAACTGTTCCAGTCAGTCTCCGAAGATTGATGTCAATGATGACGATGAGGCAGCAATTTATTTCTCATCAGGAACAACAGGATTCCCGAAGGCAATCTTACATAACCATGAATCCCTGATGCATGCAGCAAAAGCAGAGCAGAATCATCACGGACAGACGAAGGATGATGTATTCTTATGTATTCCACCGTTATATCATACCGGGGCCAAGATGCACTGGTTCGGAAGTCTTCTGACGGGAGGAAAAGCAGTATTGTTAAAAGGAACAAGTCCGAAGACAATCTTACAGGCAGTATCGGAAGAACACTGTACTATTGTATGGCTGTTGGTTCCGTGGGCGCAGGATCTTCTGCTTGCACTGGACAATAAGGAACTGGATATTGCAGATTATGATCTGGACCAGTGGAGACTGATGCATATCGGTGCACAGCCGGTACCACCAAGCCTGATCAAACACTGGAAAGAATACTTCCCGCATCACCAATACGACACGAACTATGGTCTGAGCGAATCCATCGGGCCTGGATGTGTACATCTTGGCGTGGATAATATCGATAAAGTCGGTGCGATCGGTAAAGCCGGATATGGATGGGAAGCTAAGATTATCGATGAACAGGGCGAGACGGTAAAACAGGGCGAGACCGGAGAACTTGCGGTCAAAGGACCAGGCGTCATGACCTGTTACTACAGAGATCCGAAGGCAACAGCAGAAGTTCTGCATGACGGATGGCTGTATACCGGAGACATGGCGATGGAAGACGAAGACGGATTTATCTTCCTTGTTGACCGTAAGAAAGATGTCATCATCAGTGGTGGTGAGAATATCTATCCGGTACAGATTGAAGACTTCTTACGTACCAATGAAGCTATTTTGGATGTGGCGGTTATTGGACTTGCAGATCACAGACTGGGAGAAATTTCAGCAGCAATCATTGAACTGAAACCGGGAGTTGAATGTACAGAAGAAGATATTCAGGAATTCTGTAAGAAACTTCCGAGATATAAGAGACCTCGTAAGATCATCTTTGCAGATGTTCCGCGTAATCCTACCGGAAAGATTGAAAAACCAAAGCTTCGCGAAAAATACGGAGCAACACATCTGGTTGCGGCACAGAACCAGGGATAATAAAATATGTAAAAATGTCATCTCTTTTGCAGGAAAAATCTGCAGAGAGATGGCATTTTTTTACGGACGTGTTTATAATAGTGGAGAAATAAATAATAAGAGCAGACTGGAGCTGAATATAGAATGAACACCAATGAGAAAAAAGAGATTACAATCCGGATTGCAAAAGAAGAGGATGCGGAAGAACTGCTTGCAATCTATGCGCCTTATATAGAACATACAGTGATTACATATGAATATGATGTGCCGACGGTGGAAGAATTCCGAGGACGGATCCGGCATGTATTGGAGAGATATCCATATCTTGTGGCGGAGGTGAATGGAGAAATATGTGGATATGCATATGCAAGTGCTTTTCACGAGAGACCGGCAGGAGGATGGAATGTAGAGACGTCTATCTACGTGGATCAGAATAAAAAAGGAATGGGTATCGGGACAAAATTATACGACATGCTGGAGAAGATATTAAAGCGGCAGAATGTGTTAAATATGAATGCGTGTATTGCATGTACCGAGCATGAAGATGAATACCTGACGAATGCAAGTATCCATTACCATGAACATTTGGGATATCGTATGGTCGGCTGGTTCACAAATTGTGGATATAAATTCCACAGATGGTACAATCTGGCATGGATGGAAAAAGAGATTGGAGAACACGTGGCAGATCAGCCGCCGGTGATCGCGTTCACGGATATAGTAGAAGATATTTCTTTACAGAACGGAGAACTCCGTTTATAATATGCATGTTAAAATAATTGAAAATACAAGGTTCTCCGAAGCCTTCATGCCTAAGATCCATAAAAATTGTGATGATGGGATGTTGGCCAGGAATGACAGGTCTGTCAGTTCCTCAGGGTAGATAGGGAAACGTATCTGCCTCCCGCGTATTTGGAAAGGAGAGCAGCACCTTTGCTTACCAAAGCACATAGGAGAAGCTGTCAAAGCATTCGTAAAAAATGTCACAGACAGATTCTCTTATATTTCGCCTGCTCTTTTTTCGGAAGGAGCAGGTTTTTTAATATATGAAAACAGAATCAGATAAGAAAAAATCCGGAATCAGTGCCATAATCCTTTGTGGCGGGAAAAGTACCCGGATGGGGAAGGATAAAGCAGGACTTCTGATTGGAAAGAAGACATTTTTACAACAGATCGAAGAACATGTAAGTGGTGCGGATGAGGTGCTGCTTTCGGTAAAAGACCGGCGGGATTATCCGAAGATAGAGGCAAGACATATCGAAGATCTGGAACAGGACAAAGGACCGTTGATGGGTCTGTGCTCGGCGCTGAAAGAATGCAGCCATGAACGGGTCTGGGTGATATCCTGTGATATGCCGCTGGTTGACTGGGATGTGGCGCAGGAACTGGAAGACTATCTGATAGATGGGATTGATGCAGTGATCCCGGTAGACAAGACCGGGAAAAAATATGTGCTCTGTGCATGGTACAGGAAATCTGTATGGAAGATATTGGAAGAACAGTTAAAGACCGGGGATTATAAAGTGCAGCATGTACTGGAAAATCTGAGGGTATGTTATGTGGCAGTTCAGGGAATTACAGACGGAGCGGGAAAATTTTATAATATAAATACACCAGAAGAATATCGGAAAATAATACCAGAGAAAATAAAAGAAAAAGCACAGCAGACCCCGGTTGTATCGTTTGTGGCCTATTCCGGCACCGGTAAGACGACATTTCTGGAAAAACTGATTCCGAAGCTGAAAGCATATGGGCTTAAGATTGCGATCGTAAAGCATGACGGACACCGGTTTGATATCGATCACGAAGGAAAAGACAGTGACCGCTTTACCAAAGCCGGAGCAGACGTGACCGGTCTGATCTCCTCGGAGAAAGCGGTGCTGATGGACAACAGAACAGTTGATCCGGAAGAATTCCTGAAAAAGATAGATGGTGTGGATCTGATTCTGACAGAGGGATTCAAGCACGGACCGTGGCCGAAGATCATGCTGCACCGGAAAGAAAACGGGAAACCGATGCCGTTACGACCGGAAGAATGTCTGGCAGTGATCAGTGATGTGGATGTGGAGGACTGTGAAAATGTGTTCCCGTTGGACGATGTTGGGAAAACGGCGGTTTTTTTACTTCAGTATATACAGCAGAATATGCAACATATAGAAAATCTATAGTAGAGTATGAAACGGAATGTGCCTGGATGACAGGTACAAGATGATAGATACATTGATAAGAATTGAAACGAGAAACGATAAAGAAACGAGGCGGAAAAAGTATGAAACTGATCAGAACAGAAGATGCAGTGGGACATGTGTTATGTCATGATATGACGCAGATCATTCCGGGAGTGATCAAAGATGCGAGATTCCGGAAGGGACATATTGTCACAGAAGAAGATATTCCGGTGCTTCTTTCCATAGGGAAAGAACATCTGTATGTCTGGGAGAAGACAGAAGGCATGCTTCATGAGGATGAAGGTGCGGAACGTCTGCGCAGGATCACGCAGAATGAAAATATGTATCCGTCAGTTGTAAAAGAAGGCAAAATTGAACTGCTTGCGGATGTCGACGGATTATTCCAGGTGGATGTCGAACGATTATATGATGTGAACAGTGTGGATGAGATCATGATCGCAACCAGACACACGAACACAGCGGTAAAAAAAGGCGACAAGCTCGCAGGAATGCGGGTGATTCCGCTGATCATAGATGAAAAGAGACTGGAAGAAGCAGAAAAAAAGGCGGGTCCGGAACCGTTATTGAAGGTAACACCGTGGAAATTAAAGACGGCAGGTGTGATCACAACCGGAAGTGAAGTCTATAAAGGACTAATCAAAGACCAGTTTACTCCTATAGTGGAAAAGAAGCTGGAGACATTTGGAATCCAGATGACAAAGCATGTATTATGCAGTGATGATACGAAAATGATCACGGACGCAATTGCAGAAATGAAGGAAGCGGGAGTGGATCTGATTATCTGTACGGGCGGGATGAGTGTAGATCCGGATGATAAGACACCGGGTGCAATCAAGGCTTCCGGAGCGGAAATCGTCACATATGGGGCAACGACACTGCCGGGTGCGATGTTGTGTCTGGCTTACTTTGAAGACGATACACCAATCGTGGGACTGCCGGGCTGTGTGATGTATGCAAAAGCAACCGTATTCGATCTGATCCTGCCGAGAATGGCAGCAGGGATTAAGATTGAGCGGAGAGATATTATCCGGATGGGACACGGAGGACTCTGTCTTGGTTGTAAAGAGTGCCATTATCCGGTCTGTCCATTCGGAAAGGAGGCGTAAAGGTGGAACCATCCCGAGTGACACTTGAAGAGGCACAGGAATTATTTCAAATCTGTATGCCGGGAATAAAAAAAGAAGAAAAACCGGCAGCAGACTGTCTGGGACAGATTCTGGCAGAGCCGGTATATGCGGCAGTAACCCAGCCGCCGTTTCCAAGGTCAGCGATGGATGGATTTGCACTGAGAAGCCGGGACGTCTGCGGGGCAGATCTTGAGCATCCGGTTACCTTGGAAGTTGCCGGGTGTGTGTATGCGGGACAAAAGACAGAGCTTATACTGGAACCACATCAGGCAGTCCGGATCATGACCGGAGCAATGATACCGGAAGGAGCAGACTGTGTAGTAAAACAGGAAGATACGGATTATGTAAGAATAGCAGATCCGGATCCGGACAGGAAAACAATCAAAATTTATAATAATGTGGGACCGGGAGAAAATTACTGCCCGAAAGGAGAAGATTTTTCTGCCGGGGAATTGCTGGCAGAAGCCGGACTTTTGGTGAATTCTTATCTGCTGGCTGCAGTTACGTCTGCGGGAGTACGGGACATTACTGTATATAGAAGACTTAGGGCTGCAGTGATTACAACCGGTGATGAGCTGCAGAATGCAGATACATCATTAGAACCCGGGAAAATCTATGATGCAAATGGAATCTGGCTGTGTGCGAGATTAAGAGAGATGGGCTGTGAGATACTACAGTATGAAACCGCGGGAGATGACAGGGACAAGATCACAGACAAGATCAGTGAGGTATTAAAAGAAGCAGATCTGATCCTGACAACCGGAGGGGTATCAGTAGGAGACAAGGATCTCGTTCCGGATGTCATAGAAAGCCTGAACGGCAGGGTACTATTTCACGGGATACGGGTAAAACCCGGAATGCCGACAATGCTTTCGGTAGTAGAGGACATCCCTGTTCTGTCGCTTTCCGGTAATCCATTTGCAGTGGCGGCATTATTTGAATTATTAGCCGGCGGATATCTGGCGGACAGGGCAGAAGAGGTATATACACAGAAGAAAGAGACAAAAGTGCTGAGACAGACATTTGTAAAGACCGGGAAGCCAAAACGGATCGTAAAAGGAAAATGTGATGAGGAAGGCGTGTTCCTTCCGCAGATTCAGAGAAACGGACAGCTTAAGAATGGGATTGGCAGCAATTGTCTGGTGGTATTCCCGGAGGGAGAACGGACCTATCCGGAAGGAGAAAAAGTTCAGGTGATCTGGATATGATAAGGAAGGAGTAATCATGGGAGAATTTACGCATTTCAATGAACAGGGGCATGCAGTGATGGTCGATGTCAGTGAAAAAGCAGACACGATGCGTGAGGCAACGGCAATGGGAAGAATCCGCATGTCGAAGGAATGTTTTGAAAAAGTAAAGACGGGTGGAATGAAAAAGGGAGATGTCCTGGGAACTGCAAGGATTGCAGGAATCATGGGGGCGAAGAGAACATCAGAGCTGATCCCGTTGTGCCATATCCTGAACCTGAGCAAGGTTACAGTGGAATTTGAATATATAGAGGAAACCTGTGAGATTGAAGCACGGTGTACGACGAAGACGGTCGGGAAGACCGGTGTAGAGATGGAAGCACTTACCGGAGTTCAGGTGGCACTGCTTACGATTTATGATATGTGTAAGGCGGTCGACAAAGGCATGTGCATGACCGGTATCCGTTTATTGAAAAAAACAGGTGGAAAAAGCGGCATATGGGAAGCTGACCGGGAGACGGAGCTATGATTGATGCGGCAGGAAGAGTGATTGATTATATGCGGATCTCCATTACGGACCGCTGTAATTTAAGATGCAGATATTGTATGCCGGACGGAATCACGCAGGTGTCCATGGCGGAGATCCTGACGTATGAAGAGATCCGGAAAGTGTGCATACTTGCAGCAGAGCTTGGCATTCAGAAGATCAAGATCACAGGCGGGGAACCGCTGGTGCGGAAAGGATGCGCCGATCTGATTGGAATGATAAAAAATATTTTGGGAATCACACAGGTCACGATGACGACGAATGGCGTTCTGTTACAAGACAATCTGGAAGCGTTAAAGAAGGCCGGACTGGACGGGATCAATATCAGTCTGGATACGCTTGATCGTGAAAAATATCAAGAGATTACCGGAACCGACGCCTGTGAAACGGTACGGCAGGCAGTAGCGGCCGCCGCAGAAAGTGGGATACGGACAAAGGTGAATACGGTGTTGCAGTCTGACGGTGACAAAACGGAATGGAAGGCATTGATCACACTGGCTGAAAGCCTGCCGGTTGATGTAAGATTTATAGAACTCATGCCGATCGGTTATGGAAAGGAGAATACAGGTGTGTCGAATCTGGAACTTCTGGATGAGATACGGAAGGTATATCCAGATATCCGAAAGGACAGTAAGATACACGGCAATGGACCTGCGGTATATTATCAGATTCCAGGATTCACTGGCGGTATCGGATTTATCAGTGCGATGCACGGTAAGTTCTGTAAGAACTGCAACCGCATCCGGCTGACTTCGACCGGAGACCTGAAGCCGTGTTTGTGTTATGGGGATACCTATCCATTGAAAGATTTACTGCGGAATGGAACAGAGGAAGAGATAAGAAAACAGATAAAACGAGCCATTGAACAGAAACCGGCAGCGCACTGCTTTGAAGAGCCGGGAGCGATTACGGAAGCACATCAGATGGCACAGATTGGAGGATAAAAGACAGGATGAATCAGAAGAAAGGCGTGATCAGAGGAATCTGTATCAGTCCCAGAAGAGGAACTGCCAAGTATCCGGTAGAAACGGCAAAGATCGTGCCGGACTGGGGCATTGAAGAAGATGCACATGGCGGAAAATGGCACAGACAGATCAGTCTTCTTGCACTGGAGAAGATTGAAGCATTCCGGGAAAAGGGAGCGGATGTAGATTTTGGGGCATTTGGAGAAAATCTGATCGTAGAGGGATTTGATTTAAGAAATGTTCCGGTTGATTCCGAAATACGGATCGGAGATGCAGTCAGGCTGAAAGTCACACAGATTGGAAAGGAATGCCACAGCCACTGTGCGATCTATCAGCGGATGGGAGACTGTATTATGCCAAGAGAAGGCATTTTCGCAGAAGTACTGACAGGTGGAATGATCCGTGTGGGTGACTGTGTGGAAGTCGTAATGCCGCAGGAAGACCGCCCATACAGTGTAGCCGTGATCACGCTGAGTGACAAAGCATTTGCCGGAGAACGAGATGACCTAAGCGGTCCGGCAATAGAAAAGATATTAAAAGACAGTGAAGAAAAAGATCATATCAGATTTGACATAAAAGAGACCATTCTTCTGCCGGATGGTGAAGAAGGATTAAAGAAACAGCTGATCCGTCTGGCGGATCAGAGACAGGTTGACCTGATCCTGACAACAGGCGGGACAGGATTTGCCCAAAGAGACATGACGCCGGAGGCCACGATCGCTGTCTGCGACCGGATGGCAAACGGAATTGCAGATGCGATCCGTAATTATTCGATGACGATCACAGACCGTGCAATGTTCAGCCGGGCAGTGTCGGGACTGCGGAAGAAGACACTCATTATCAATCTTCCGGGGAGCCCGAAAGCAGTGACGGAAGCACTGGAGTATATTCTTCCGAAACTTCCTCATGGACTGGATGTCCTGAGAGGAAATGTACAGGAATGTGGCAGAAAATAATCCTATTACAGATACAGTAACTGGTAAATTTATCAGACAAGAGAAAAGGAGAAACGTATTATGAAGAACCAGATGGCAAAAAGGATTGCATCTGTCCTCCTGGCAGGAGTGATGCTAGTTTCACTGGCAGCATGCGGAGAAAATAAAAAGACAGAAGAAAAGAAGACAGATGACAGCAAAAAGAGCAGCAAGAAAGAGACAGAGATCCAGGTATTCATCGCAGCAAGCCTGAACACGGTTATGACAGAGCTTGCAAAAGAGTACAACGAAGATCATCCGGAAGTGAAGATCACATTTAATGCAGACAGCTCCGGAACATTGCTGACACAGATCGAAGAGGGATATGAGTGTGACCTGTTCTTCTCTGCAGCACAGAAGCAGATGGATCAGCTTGAAGCAGACGGATTGGTAGTAGACGGCACAAGAGCAAATGTCCTGAATAACCAGGTGGTAGTTATCTCCTTAAAAGACAGCGGCACAAAGGTAACAGGTCTTGAGAACTTAAAAGATGCCAAGAGTATCGCACTTGCAGGCGGAAGTGTTCCGGTTGGAAAATATACAAGACAGGCACTGGTAAATCTTGGAACATTAAAGGCTGACGGTGAAGTAGATGCCATTACAACAGATCAAGTATCACAGGCACTTGGTGGAGTGGAGATTAGTGAGGAAGATAACGTAAGTAAAGTACTTACAGCAGTAGCAGAAGGATCCTGTGAAGTTGGAACAACATACTATTCAGATACTTATGGATACGAAGACAAACTGAATATCCTTCAGGTTGTAAGCTATGATCTGACAGGCGATGTTATCTACCCAATCTGTCAGGTACAGAATGACGAAGCAGATAAGACACAGACTGCAGCCGCAAAAGACTTCTACAAATTCGTATTATCTGACAAGACTAAGAAAGTCTTCGATGCATACTATTTCGACACAGACGTAGAAAGATAAGAAGCTTCATAGTATGAAAGAAAATATGCAGGCAGTTGTGGCTGCATGTTTTCTGTTTTTCGAAGTATGTAATAGATGAAACAGGAGGAAGTTACATGGATGCAGTGGTAGAAATATTGAAAGGACTGGATTACAGTCCACTATATGTGTCGTTAAAGACGGGAATTGTTGCAACGATATTCTCATTCTTTCTTGGCCTGTTTGCCGCAAGAAGAGTAATCAAGGCAGGACCGAAAGTGAAAGCAATTGCAGATGGGATCCTGACACTGCCGATGGTACTGCCGCCGACGGCAGCAGGATTCTTCCTGCTTCTTCTGTTCAGCAGAAGACGTCCGTTTGGTATCCTGCTGTACGAACAATTTGGCATCAAAGTTGTACAGACCTGGGCTGGCTGTATCATAGCAGCGACCGTGATCGCATTTCCGCTGATGTACAGAAATGCAAGAGCGGCATTCGAACAGATCGATGTGAATCTGATCCATGCGGCAAGAACACTTGGTATGCCGGAATATAAGATCTTCTGGAAGGTTGCAGTCCCATCCGCAGGACCGGGACTGGTAGCGGGTACGATCCTGACATTTGCAAGAGCGCTTGGAGAATATGGTGCAACATCCATGCTTGCGGGCAATATTCCGGGAAAGACGGGAACCATTTCCCAGAGGATCGCAATGGTTATCCAGGACGGCAATTATCTGACGGCGGGCATCTGGGTTGTGATCATTATGCTGGTTGCATTCGTGCTGATCGTCCTTATGAATCTGGTGACCGGTCAGAATACGAAGAATATCCGGAGATGGTAGGAGGAACGACAGATGGCGATGGAAGTAAAGATACATAAAAAACTTGGAGAGTACGAGCTGGATGTACACTGGAAATCCACGAAGAAAAGAATCGGAATCCTCGGTGCTTCCGGAAGCGGAAAGAGTCTGACTCTGAAAAGCATTGCAGGAATTGAGCACCCGGACCAGGGGCATATCCAGATCGGCGATCATGTCCTGTATGATTCTGATTCCAGAATCTGCTTAAAACCACAGAAGAGAAATGTCGGATATATGTTCCAGAACTATGCATTGTTCCCAACGATGACCGTGGAGCAGAATGTCGGAGCCGGACTTGCCGGTAACAAAAAGAAGAAGCAGGAACAGGTACAGAAGATGATCCGTCATTTCCGTCTGGAGGGACTGGAAAAAAGACTTCCGAGAGAGCTTTCCGGCGGGCAGCAGCAGAGAGTTGCGCTGGCGAGGATCATGGCATACGAACCATCCGTTATTCTTCTCGATGAACCATTTTCGGCACTGGATGTCTTCTTAAAAGACCGTCTGCAGCAGGAGATGATGGAACTCTTAAGCGATTATGACGGAACGGTGATCCTGGTG from Dorea longicatena harbors:
- a CDS encoding molybdopterin molybdotransferase MoeA, whose protein sequence is MEPSRVTLEEAQELFQICMPGIKKEEKPAADCLGQILAEPVYAAVTQPPFPRSAMDGFALRSRDVCGADLEHPVTLEVAGCVYAGQKTELILEPHQAVRIMTGAMIPEGADCVVKQEDTDYVRIADPDPDRKTIKIYNNVGPGENYCPKGEDFSAGELLAEAGLLVNSYLLAAVTSAGVRDITVYRRLRAAVITTGDELQNADTSLEPGKIYDANGIWLCARLREMGCEILQYETAGDDRDKITDKISEVLKEADLILTTGGVSVGDKDLVPDVIESLNGRVLFHGIRVKPGMPTMLSVVEDIPVLSLSGNPFAVAALFELLAGGYLADRAEEVYTQKKETKVLRQTFVKTGKPKRIVKGKCDEEGVFLPQIQRNGQLKNGIGSNCLVVFPEGERTYPEGEKVQVIWI
- the moaC gene encoding cyclic pyranopterin monophosphate synthase MoaC yields the protein MGEFTHFNEQGHAVMVDVSEKADTMREATAMGRIRMSKECFEKVKTGGMKKGDVLGTARIAGIMGAKRTSELIPLCHILNLSKVTVEFEYIEETCEIEARCTTKTVGKTGVEMEALTGVQVALLTIYDMCKAVDKGMCMTGIRLLKKTGGKSGIWEADRETEL
- the moaA gene encoding GTP 3',8-cyclase MoaA, translating into MIDAAGRVIDYMRISITDRCNLRCRYCMPDGITQVSMAEILTYEEIRKVCILAAELGIQKIKITGGEPLVRKGCADLIGMIKNILGITQVTMTTNGVLLQDNLEALKKAGLDGINISLDTLDREKYQEITGTDACETVRQAVAAAAESGIRTKVNTVLQSDGDKTEWKALITLAESLPVDVRFIELMPIGYGKENTGVSNLELLDEIRKVYPDIRKDSKIHGNGPAVYYQIPGFTGGIGFISAMHGKFCKNCNRIRLTSTGDLKPCLCYGDTYPLKDLLRNGTEEEIRKQIKRAIEQKPAAHCFEEPGAITEAHQMAQIGG
- a CDS encoding MOSC domain-containing protein, whose translation is MNQKKGVIRGICISPRRGTAKYPVETAKIVPDWGIEEDAHGGKWHRQISLLALEKIEAFREKGADVDFGAFGENLIVEGFDLRNVPVDSEIRIGDAVRLKVTQIGKECHSHCAIYQRMGDCIMPREGIFAEVLTGGMIRVGDCVEVVMPQEDRPYSVAVITLSDKAFAGERDDLSGPAIEKILKDSEEKDHIRFDIKETILLPDGEEGLKKQLIRLADQRQVDLILTTGGTGFAQRDMTPEATIAVCDRMANGIADAIRNYSMTITDRAMFSRAVSGLRKKTLIINLPGSPKAVTEALEYILPKLPHGLDVLRGNVQECGRK
- the modA gene encoding molybdate ABC transporter substrate-binding protein, coding for MKNQMAKRIASVLLAGVMLVSLAACGENKKTEEKKTDDSKKSSKKETEIQVFIAASLNTVMTELAKEYNEDHPEVKITFNADSSGTLLTQIEEGYECDLFFSAAQKQMDQLEADGLVVDGTRANVLNNQVVVISLKDSGTKVTGLENLKDAKSIALAGGSVPVGKYTRQALVNLGTLKADGEVDAITTDQVSQALGGVEISEEDNVSKVLTAVAEGSCEVGTTYYSDTYGYEDKLNILQVVSYDLTGDVIYPICQVQNDEADKTQTAAAKDFYKFVLSDKTKKVFDAYYFDTDVER
- the modB gene encoding molybdate ABC transporter permease subunit; its protein translation is MDAVVEILKGLDYSPLYVSLKTGIVATIFSFFLGLFAARRVIKAGPKVKAIADGILTLPMVLPPTAAGFFLLLLFSRRRPFGILLYEQFGIKVVQTWAGCIIAATVIAFPLMYRNARAAFEQIDVNLIHAARTLGMPEYKIFWKVAVPSAGPGLVAGTILTFARALGEYGATSMLAGNIPGKTGTISQRIAMVIQDGNYLTAGIWVVIIMLVAFVLIVLMNLVTGQNTKNIRRW